One Streptomyces dangxiongensis genomic window, CGAGGACCTGCTCGACCACCTTGCGGTCCAGGTCGTCGGTGTTGGTCCACAGCCGGGTAAAGAGTTCGTCCACCCGGATGCGGGCCTGGCGGCAGAAGGCGTCGGCGAGCTGGTAGGCCTCGCGGCCGTGCTCGCCCCGGGTGCGCAGGCGCTCGGCCCGGACGCAGGCCGCGCTCATCGCGAACAGTTCCGCGCCGATGTCCACGATCCGGCCCAGGAAGCCCTGCTTGGTCTCCATCCGGCCCTGCCAGCGGGACATGGCGTAGAAGGTGGAGCGGGCCAGTTTGCGGGCCGTGCGCTCGACGTACCTCAGGTGGCCGGAGAGGTCGATGCCGTGCCGGAAGTCGCCGTACGAGGTGGGCAGTTGTCCCGGGCCCGCGACCAGTTTCGGCAGCCACCTGGCGTAGAAGACACCCGCGCTCGCGCCCGCCTTGGCCTTGGCGGACAGGGACTTGTCGGGGTCGATGAGATCACCGGCGACCGAGAGGTGGGCGTCGACGGCCTCGCGGGCGATCAGCAGATGCATGATCTCCGTCGAGCCCTCGAAGATGCGGTTGATGCGCAGGTCGCGCAGGATCTGCTCGGCCGGGACACCGCGCTCGCCCCGCGCCCGCAGCGACTCGGCCGTCTCGTAGCCCCGGCCGCCGCGGATCTGGACCAGCTCGTCGGCCATCGTCCAGGCCATCTCGGAGCCGTAGAGCTTGGCGAGGGCGGCCTCGATGCGGATGTCGTTGCGGTCCTCGTCAGCCATCTGCGAGGACAGGTCGAGGACGGCCTCCAGGGCGAAGGTGGTGGCCGCGATGAAGCTGATCTTGGAGCCGACGGCCTCGTGCAGTGCGACCGGCTTGCCCCACTGCTCGCGCTCCGCCGCCCATTCGCGGGCGATCTTCAGACACCACTTCCCGGCGCCGGCGCACATGGCGGGCAGCGAGAGCCGGCCGGTGTTCAGGGTGGTGAGGGCGATCTTGAGCCCCGCGCCCTCGGGGCCGATGCGGTGGGCGGCGGGGACGCGGACCCGGTGGAAGCGGGTGACGCCGTTCTCGATGCCGCGCAGGCCCATGAAGGCGTTGCGGTGCTCCACGGTGATGCCCTTGGACGTGGCCTCCACCACGAACGCGGTGATGCCGCCCTTGTGGCCCTCGGACCTCGGCACGCGCGCCATGACCACGAGCAGGTCGGCGACCACCCCGTTGGTGGTCCACAGCTTCACCCCGTCGAGGACGTAGTCGTCGCCGTCCGGCACGGCCGTGGTGGCGAGCCGGGCCGGGTCCGAGCCGACGTCCGGCTCGGTGAGCAGGAAGGCGGAGATGTCGGTGCGGGCGCAGCGGGGCAGGAAGGCGTCCTTCTGCTCCTGGGTGCCGAACAGCTTCACCGGCTGCGGGACGCCGATCGACTGGTGGGCGGAGAGGAGCGCGCCGACGGCGGGGCTGACGGAGCCGACCAGGGCGA contains:
- a CDS encoding acyl-CoA dehydrogenase family protein encodes the protein MSAPSTPRTTVTEREARQVAEAAREQDWRKPSFAKELFLGRFRLDLIHPHPLPADESVRRGEEFLAKLRAFCESGIDPARIEREARIPDEVVAGLKELGALGMKIDPRYGGLGLSQLYYNKALALVGSVSPAVGALLSAHQSIGVPQPVKLFGTQEQKDAFLPRCARTDISAFLLTEPDVGSDPARLATTAVPDGDDYVLDGVKLWTTNGVVADLLVVMARVPRSEGHKGGITAFVVEATSKGITVEHRNAFMGLRGIENGVTRFHRVRVPAAHRIGPEGAGLKIALTTLNTGRLSLPAMCAGAGKWCLKIAREWAAEREQWGKPVALHEAVGSKISFIAATTFALEAVLDLSSQMADEDRNDIRIEAALAKLYGSEMAWTMADELVQIRGGRGYETAESLRARGERGVPAEQILRDLRINRIFEGSTEIMHLLIAREAVDAHLSVAGDLIDPDKSLSAKAKAGASAGVFYARWLPKLVAGPGQLPTSYGDFRHGIDLSGHLRYVERTARKLARSTFYAMSRWQGRMETKQGFLGRIVDIGAELFAMSAACVRAERLRTRGEHGREAYQLADAFCRQARIRVDELFTRLWTNTDDLDRKVVEQVLGGAYEWLEEGILDPSGDGPWIADATPGPSAHDNARRPFGN